In Antechinus flavipes isolate AdamAnt ecotype Samford, QLD, Australia chromosome 6, AdamAnt_v2, whole genome shotgun sequence, the sequence TCCTTAATCTCCTTGTTCCTAAGGCTATATATCATGGGGTTCAACATTGGGATCACCACAATATAGAAAACAGACACCACTTTGTTCTGATCTGTCGAATAGCTGGATGTAGGCATTACATAAATAAAGATAATGGTCCCATAGAACAGAGTGACTGCAGTTAGGTGAGAAGTGCAGGTGGAAAAGGCTTTGTGTCTTCCTTCTGTTGAGTTCATACTAAGAATGGTGAAGAAAATATACAGATAAGAAATGATAATAGTAACAAGAgctatagctattattattgctgagtAAATAGCAGGGAGTATTTCTGCTATAAAAGCATGATAACAAGAAAGCTTAACCAATGGAGAGAAGTCACAGAAAAAGTGATCAATTACATTGGGTCCACAGAAGGATAAATTCAATAAGCAACCAGTATAAGTTACCCCATTCAGACAACCACCTATGTAGGAAATCACTATAAGGAGAAGGCAGACCTGGTCAGACATCTTCACTGAGTAAAGCAATGGGTTACAAATGGCCATGTAACGGTCATAAGCCATAGATGTAAGCAAGAAGGACTCTGTGGCCCCAAAGGTCACTAGAGAACACAGCTGCGTAACACAGCCAGAATAAGTGATGatatttttctcctctaaaaaATTTGCAAGCATGTTAGGTGTAGCCCCTGTAGAATACCAAAAATCAACAAAAGCCAAATGACTGAGAAAGAGGTACATGGGAGTATGAAGCTGGGGACTGAGCCTGATCAAAATGATTGTGCAGAAATTTCCCATTACTGTGAATACATATATTCCCAGAAAGAACACAAAAAGGATAATACAAAGAAGGGGATCATCTGTTAATCCCAGCAGAAGGAAGTTGGTGACTGCTGTGTAGTTTCCTGATGGCTTAAACTCCATGTCTGATTCCTGGTATAACAAAAGTGAAGATAGAGACTCAATACGATATTTTACAagtaattttaattctatttcccttatttttcatCAGATTAATTAATCACATATTAATTTCATTCATcttttcaaagaataaatattttctaatttgtatgattttaaataatttaaatatttaagttatttttaaaaatgaatttaaataattattattttaagtaaattaacctaatttcctcttttgtgcACAATTTGGGTTCATTtgttgaatttctattttaattctgtattcaattaagttattcttttttgttgtcaaTATATAATGTCTAGGATAggttttttaaattgattatcATTTTAGACATCTcagaaattttgttatgttgtctcttcattgttattttcttaCATACTTGTATTAGTGTGCTTCTGTGCTTTGTTCTTTTGTCCCACTCATTATTCAAGATTTTATTATTAAGCCTGCATTTAGATCTATGTCTTTTGCTTGCACTTTCTTAATTTATCATATCCTTTAATCAAACTACATGTGTCGTATCATTGTAGCACAATCTATAATGATGTGTAgtatttctacttttaaaaatataatttctctgtCTTAGTGCatagtcaattttcttttttttattgtgattgtttctttttattaaagatttttaattttcaaaacatatgtatggataatttttcaacataaacccttgcaaaatcttatgttccaattccccccttccctctgtctttccccaag encodes:
- the LOC127539762 gene encoding olfactory receptor 508-like → MEFKPSGNYTAVTNFLLLGLTDDPLLCIILFVFFLGIYVFTVMGNFCTIILIRLSPQLHTPMYLFLSHLAFVDFWYSTGATPNMLANFLEEKNIITYSGCVTQLCSLVTFGATESFLLTSMAYDRYMAICNPLLYSVKMSDQVCLLLIVISYIGGCLNGVTYTGCLLNLSFCGPNVIDHFFCDFSPLVKLSCYHAFIAEILPAIYSAIIIAIALVTIIISYLYIFFTILSMNSTEGRHKAFSTCTSHLTAVTLFYGTIIFIYVMPTSSYSTDQNKVVSVFYIVVIPMLNPMIYSLRNKEIKDALKRLVSSKRHS